The following are from one region of the Heterodontus francisci isolate sHetFra1 chromosome 34, sHetFra1.hap1, whole genome shotgun sequence genome:
- the LOC137348413 gene encoding probable G-protein coupled receptor 139 — MLETFHSVRKVYYMILAVIGVPVNLVAIMILSRRKCGLSTCTTRYLVSMAIADLLVIITEVILLRINYYYFPGSFLDITPVCTVMHVLINAATDCSVWLTVTFSFDRFVAICCQKLKTRYCTEKSAAAVVATTCILLCLKNIPYYFTYEPGEIIDNVPWFCYDKPSYFTEPGWVGMDWFDKVLTPLLPFPLILLLNALTVRYILVASRVRKGLRGQSKGEKCSDPEMESRRKSAILLFTISGSFILLWLSYVIDFLYYNIAGTAPNNYNASLYIFGQVGFMLRTLNCCTNTFIYGVTQSKFREQCKSIVKYPVTSIIQLIAKQNNREQRRGGSQCS; from the coding sequence ttaatttagtggcgattatgatcctgtcccggagaaagtgcggactctccacctgcaccactcgctacctggtgtccatggcaatagcggatctactggtcattatcactgaggtcatactgctccggatcaattattattatttcccaggatctttcctggacatcacccctgtgtgtacagTTATGCACGTACTGATTAATGCAgccacggactgttctgtctggctcACTGTCacgttctcctttgatcgatttgtcgccatttgttgccagaagctgaaaacaagatATTGCACTGAAAAATCGGCAGCTGCTGTTgtggcaacaacctgcattctgctctgtttaaaaaacatcccttactactttacatatgaacctggagagataatcgacaatgtaccatggttctgttatGATAAGCCtagctattttactgagcccggatgggtgggaatGGATTGGTTTGACAAAGTTTTAACTCCATTGCTTCCATtccctttaattctgttgctcaatgctctgacagtcagatacattttagtagccagtcgggtccgtaagggactgaggggtcagagcaagggagagaaatgcagtgacccagagatggagagcagaaggaagtctgctattttactcttcaccatttcgggcagcttcatacttctgtggttgtcaTATGTTATAGATTTtttatattacaacattgcaggtACAGCTCCCAACAATTACAATGCTTCTTTATATATCTTTGGACAAGTCGGATTTATGCTGCGGACCTTAAATTGCTGcacgaacacatttatttatggggtgacacagtccaagttcagagagcagtgcaAGAGCatagtgaaatatccggttacatcaattattcagttGATCGCTAAACAAAATAACAGAGAGCAACgcagaggcgggtcccagtgttcCTAG